The following are encoded together in the Osmia lignaria lignaria isolate PbOS001 chromosome 13, iyOsmLign1, whole genome shotgun sequence genome:
- the LOC117610320 gene encoding uncharacterized protein LOC117610320 gives MEISPRKPSKRSQEPVDEWLQTEGYFRKHAPKDPTCLFRAVSEQVYMTQYYHIKVRKECVEFMRKMKHLFIENVIIPFDDYLEQMECFTEWGSINEIQAMSLLYQREFIIYNGQKQISYNVTNNGFQDTIYLCHTPQKQYESIYTRDFVATAAYCQSIVYQVLYKNVFHMSDIEDTVHKMLHDRSGTFRHDKFFLKGNLEIREELTTEIFTKVETETYTDEVDNGQAVPKNIPPFPYRIAKALDPNIYRNTDFDIWHEIRREVKNAGWTRHNSHELQVGGKCLVQMDFNENDIDEANNNSVYMSSLEKESNNNNVKSVERKDKQGPAFFYGHIQEMSKDQGPVLVFIEELGEKKIVPYSALKPLPLRKNKQNNWLPTYKRNVLLDSNQKWKKNCGSGSRKIKETTSMNIFSNNIDKHENSDNSVNDINKNNFQWKEESLKVVQHGYENYTMEKCTNFPINNSVPQRNIFDNTQSSIVEPVRQENNKQRKERTSFTNKNSENVIKNVKPDGINNNNKVVNTGFNLYSKQRVQKEAHYSSYSEDPSNQMLRPINCSVQKSVDINGSDLPLSDPFTLRFFYNLGLEYFRGSTNWNYLTNGQAPDFGQWYQGIPQNDMGIENITNGVLHDCTLTEKNNNDQKETNTPQLMCNNNTRVTQTLQAEGFKGEHGKDLHPSHDKIKEHEPFNKSTSYMNRSGLGPRFKKNADNRSRFNQHSTPPTNQYLSNESPNFKSPPPPPKLEMEMKGDDGNVQHSMIVPPQLQTPTNAMNSYQVPYMQQGMYPYYANEAEGFANSYYTPNTGYFPMPYLPPSEIPDNNNVQSFSPQLYPGIDYAQAYSGLCPPYVCPQPPPYAIPPQNMQEHWYAVAGQPHYMQYTPVLPVTTEATCNGISQSASQNVSL, from the exons ATGGAAATTTCACCTAGAAAACCATCAAAACGATCACAAGAACCTGTTGATGAATGGCTACAGACCGAAGGATATTTTAGGAAACATGCACCCAAAGATCCCACTTGTTTGTTTAGAGCAGTTAGCGAACAAGTTTATATGACACAATATTATCATATAAAGGTCAGAAAAGAATGTGTGGAATTTATGcgaaaaatgaaacatttgttCATAGAG AATGTAATAATTCCATTTGATGACTATCTTGAGCAAATGGAATGCTTTACCGAATGGGGTAGTATAAATGAAATCCAAGCCATGTCATTGCTTTACCAAagagaatttattatatataatggTCAAAAGCAAATTAGTTACAATGTTACTAATAATGGTTTTCAAGATACTATATATTTATGCCATACTCCGCAGAAACAATATGAAAGTATATATACAAGAGACTTTGTTGCAACTGCTGCCTATTGTCAAT ccaTTGTTTATCAAGTATTATATAAGAATGTCTTTCACATGAGTGATATAGAAGATACTGTTCATAAAATGTTACATGACCGAAGTGGTACATTTAGACATGATAAGTTTTTCCTCaaaggaaatttagaaattagagA AGAATTGACTACAGAAATATTTACCAAAGTTGAAACTGAAACTTATACCGACGAGGTTGATAATGGGCAAGCTGTACCAAAAAATATACCACCTTTTCCATATAGAATTGCTAAAGCTCTTGATCCCAATATTTATCGTAATACTGACTTCGATATTTGGCATGAAATCAGACGAg aagTGAAAAATGCGGGATGGACCAGACACAACAGCCACGAACTTCAAGTTGGTGGCAAGTGTTTGGTACAAATGGATTTTAATGAGAACGATATTGACGAAGCTAATAATAATAGCGTTTATATGTCCTCTCTTGAAAAAGAATCTAacaataataatgtaaaatcgGTGGAGAGAAAGGACAAACAAGGTCCTGCATTCTTTTATGGACATATTCAAGAAATGAGTAAAGATCAGGGACCAGTGTTAGTTTTTATTGAAGAActaggagaaaagaaaattgtaccCTATTCTGCTCTTAAACCGCTACCTTTAAGAAAGAATAAACAGAACAATTGGCTACCAACGTATAAAAGAAACGTACTTTTAGATTCAA atcagaaatggaaaaaaaactgTGGCTCAGGTTCGCGCAAAATTAAAGAGACTACTAGtatgaatattttttcaaataatattgatAAACATGAGAACAGCGATAACAGCGTAAATgatattaacaaaaataattttcagtgGAAAGAAGAATCTTT AAAGGTAGTTCAACATGGATATGAAAATTATACAATGGAAAAGTGTACCAACTTTCCAATTAAC aaTTCAGTTCCTCAAAGGAACATTTTTGATAATACCCAATCTTCTATAGTGGAGCCTGTTAGgcaagaaaataataaacaacgCAAAGAAAGAACTTcgtttacaaataaaaattcggAGAATgtgataaaaaatgtaaaacctgacggtataaataataataataaagttgtTAATACAGGGTTCAATTTATATTCTAAGCAAAGAGTGCAAAAGGAAGCTCATTATTCATCATATTCTG AAGATCCTAGTAATCAGATGCTACGTCCTATTAAttgttctgtacaaaaaagtgtTGATATAAATGGTAGTGATTTGCCATTATCAG ATCCGTTTACTTTgagatttttttataatttaggaTTAGAG tATTTTCGCGGTAGCACTAACTGGAATTATTTAACAAATGGACAAGCACCTGACTTTGGACAGTGGTATCAAG gaATACCTCAAAATGATATGGGCattgaaaatattacaaatggTGTACTACATGACTGTACATTGAccgaaaaaaataataatgatcaGAAAGAGACAAATACTCCTCAATTGATGTGTAATAATAATACGAGAGTTACGCAAACTCTGCAGGCTGAAGGTTTTAAAGGAGAACACGGAAAAGACTTGCACCCATCTCATGATAAAATCAAAGAACATGAACCGTTTAATAAAAGCACTTCCTATATGAATAGAAGTGGTTTAGGTCCACGATTTAAGAAAAATGCCGATA ATCGATCCCGTTTTAATCAACATTCCACACCGCCAACCAATCAGTATTTATCAAATGAATCACCCAATTTTAAatcaccacctcctcctcctaaGCTAGAAATGGAAATGAAAGGGGATGATGGAAATGTTCAACATTCGATGATCGTACCTCCACAATTACAAACGCCGACAAATGCAATGAACTCTTATCAAGTACCTTACATGCAGCAGGGCATGTATCCATATTATGCTAACGAGGCAGAAGGATTTGCAAATTCTTATTATACTCCAAATACGGGATACTTTCCGATGCCTTATTTGCCGCCTTCTGAGATACCAGATAACAATAATGTACAATCATTTTCACCGCAACTTTACCCAGGCATCGATTACGCACAAGCGTATTCTGGATTGTGTCCACCGTACGTGTGTCCTCAACCACCTCCATACGCTATACCGCCACAAAATATGCAAGAACACTGGTATGCAGTTGCTGGACAACCGCATTACATGCAGTATACACCTGTATTACCTGTAACTACAGAAGCAACTTGCAACGGAATATCGCAAAGTGCAAGTCAGAATGTTTCGCTTTAA